A window from Rhizosphaericola mali encodes these proteins:
- a CDS encoding RagB/SusD family nutrient uptake outer membrane protein produces MSKNKLSKYILSLLVLSTIIVSCSKEKLNPVISTSLSDAVVFSTSERIGSQLDGLYTSIKSGYVLGGRYEIYNEVRGRNFINRTQNSVTAYQVWNFDVPGSDSYLQYLWSYSYLAINRVNLFIEGMTSTGNSVVGDSLAKQYDGEAKFVRAVAYYNLLQLFCRPYADGNGSKLGLPLRLTGITGSGSSDIARSTVAETYAQILSDLNTAESELPLTYSTDANNTTRAHRNTAIAFKVRVYLSMQDYSNVITEANKIVSSSSPFSASTGVGFALQNSIASVYNSATTKENILSMPFQGTNETPGGQNQLGYYFNYGNLEFYLNKDGILADDFFTASDSRRQFISTQTIGSITYPKLTKYTELTNYTDWVPYMRYSETLLSLSEAITRNSNTIDSRAVALLNAVHNRSNSNVTLTTSNFSSVTDLLSTILKEREIEFLGEGLYGTDISRLMMTYPAKGSVTAVPYSDSRYIFPAPNNETLYNTLWTND; encoded by the coding sequence ATGAGTAAGAATAAACTATCAAAATATATCCTTTCTTTACTGGTGTTGTCTACTATTATAGTGTCATGTAGTAAAGAGAAATTAAATCCTGTTATTAGTACCTCTTTGTCCGATGCAGTTGTATTTAGTACTTCTGAAAGAATTGGGAGTCAGCTAGATGGGTTATATACATCTATAAAAAGTGGTTATGTATTAGGTGGGAGATATGAAATTTATAATGAAGTGAGAGGACGAAATTTTATAAATAGAACACAGAATTCCGTAACTGCATATCAAGTTTGGAATTTTGATGTTCCGGGTTCTGATTCTTATTTACAATATTTGTGGTCTTATAGTTACTTAGCCATTAATCGTGTCAATTTATTTATTGAAGGAATGACATCAACTGGCAATAGTGTCGTTGGTGACTCATTAGCAAAACAATATGATGGAGAAGCTAAATTCGTTCGTGCAGTAGCGTACTATAATTTATTACAACTCTTTTGTAGACCTTATGCAGATGGTAATGGATCTAAACTTGGATTGCCATTGAGATTAACGGGAATTACAGGTAGTGGTTCTAGTGATATTGCAAGAAGTACAGTAGCAGAAACTTATGCACAGATTTTATCTGATTTAAATACTGCAGAGTCGGAATTGCCATTGACATACAGTACGGATGCTAATAATACAACAAGAGCGCATAGAAATACTGCAATTGCATTTAAGGTAAGAGTATATTTAAGTATGCAAGATTATAGTAACGTAATTACAGAAGCTAATAAAATTGTTTCTTCAAGTTCTCCTTTCAGTGCTTCAACTGGTGTTGGATTTGCTTTGCAAAATAGCATTGCAAGTGTTTATAATTCAGCAACGACTAAGGAGAATATTTTATCCATGCCTTTTCAAGGAACCAATGAAACTCCGGGTGGTCAAAATCAACTTGGCTATTATTTCAATTATGGAAATCTTGAATTTTATTTAAATAAAGATGGGATTTTGGCGGATGATTTTTTTACAGCTTCTGATAGTAGACGCCAGTTTATTAGTACGCAAACAATTGGTTCGATTACCTACCCGAAACTCACCAAATATACGGAACTTACTAACTATACTGATTGGGTTCCATATATGAGATATTCTGAAACTTTGTTATCATTATCTGAAGCAATTACTAGAAATTCTAATACCATAGATTCTAGGGCTGTAGCTTTACTTAATGCAGTACATAATAGGTCCAATTCTAATGTAACATTAACAACCTCTAATTTTTCAAGTGTAACAGATTTGCTTTCGACAATACTGAAAGAAAGAGAAATTGAGTTCTTAGGAGAAGGCTTGTACGGTACGGATATAAGCCGGTTGATGATGACATATCCAGCTAAAGGTAGTGTCACTGCAGTTCCTTATTCGGATTCAAGATATATCTTTCCTGCGCCTAATAATGAAACTTTGTATAATACGCTTTGGACAAATGATTAA
- a CDS encoding S10 family peptidase: MKFLFLTFCSFLINCIVVGQHTLKKEVIVDTANLASKIKSVIPEFTTDISANIPKPTIAKHKQTIGGKEINYTTTTGYIQLTKEDGTATGNVFFVAYTKDDESKKTRPLTFAFNGGPGSASVWVHMGFMGPKRPILDDFGNAKNPPYGYVDNPDSWLDQTDLIFIDPVSTGYSRAVKGQDANQFHGYEEDVSSVGDFIRLYVTKYERWSSPKFIMGESYGTPRAAGLSSYLQDKYGMYFNGIILLSSILNMETARFDIGNDLPYPLFLPTYASSAWYHKKLSVNQLNKSLSTFMDEVKKFDVEVYEPALMKGSDLSKSEMDNVATQLSNYTGLSKDYIIETNLRINIMRFCKELTRKDGYTIGRLDSRYKGYDLDDAGERFEYDPTGTTVGAFAASWNDYVRSDLKYKNELPYNISGPVHPWNYNNVQNKYLNTAEYLRQAMTKNPHLKVWVICGYYDLATPFYAAEYTFKHMNLRPELQENLHFTYYEAGHMVYMHYPSMKQFKQDAIKMYNTSK; encoded by the coding sequence ATGAAATTTCTTTTTTTAACCTTCTGTAGCTTTTTAATTAATTGTATTGTAGTTGGGCAGCATACTTTAAAAAAAGAGGTAATTGTTGATACTGCTAATTTAGCTTCTAAAATTAAATCAGTAATTCCAGAATTTACAACAGATATTTCAGCTAATATTCCAAAGCCTACAATCGCAAAGCATAAACAGACAATTGGAGGTAAGGAAATAAATTATACCACTACTACAGGCTATATTCAATTAACAAAGGAAGATGGAACTGCAACTGGTAATGTTTTTTTCGTTGCATACACAAAAGATGATGAGAGTAAAAAAACGAGGCCTTTAACTTTTGCTTTTAATGGAGGTCCTGGTAGTGCATCCGTCTGGGTACACATGGGATTTATGGGACCCAAACGCCCGATTTTGGATGATTTTGGAAATGCTAAAAATCCACCCTATGGATATGTGGATAATCCAGACTCATGGCTAGATCAAACCGATTTAATATTTATAGATCCTGTATCAACGGGTTATAGTCGGGCAGTTAAAGGTCAAGATGCCAATCAGTTTCATGGTTATGAAGAAGATGTTTCCTCTGTTGGTGATTTTATTAGGTTATATGTCACCAAGTATGAGCGATGGTCGTCTCCAAAATTTATCATGGGTGAAAGTTATGGTACTCCTAGGGCTGCTGGTCTTTCTTCCTATCTCCAAGATAAGTATGGAATGTATTTTAATGGGATAATTTTATTGTCCTCAATTTTGAATATGGAGACTGCAAGATTTGATATTGGTAATGATCTTCCTTATCCATTATTTTTACCTACTTATGCAAGTTCTGCATGGTATCATAAAAAATTAAGTGTAAATCAATTAAATAAAAGTCTAAGCACTTTTATGGATGAGGTTAAAAAGTTTGATGTTGAGGTGTATGAACCAGCATTGATGAAAGGAAGTGATCTGTCAAAATCCGAAATGGATAATGTTGCAACTCAGTTGAGTAATTACACCGGATTGTCTAAGGACTATATCATAGAAACCAATTTGCGTATCAATATCATGCGCTTTTGTAAAGAATTAACTCGAAAGGATGGTTACACGATTGGCCGTTTAGATAGCAGATACAAAGGTTATGATTTGGATGACGCTGGCGAAAGATTTGAATATGATCCAACAGGAACTACCGTTGGCGCATTTGCAGCTTCTTGGAATGATTATGTTCGATCTGATTTGAAGTATAAAAATGAATTACCCTATAATATTTCAGGACCGGTACATCCTTGGAACTATAATAATGTTCAAAATAAATATTTGAATACAGCAGAATATCTAAGACAAGCAATGACTAAAAATCCTCATTTGAAGGTTTGGGTTATATGTGGTTACTACGATTTAGCTACCCCATTTTATGCCGCGGAATATACATTTAAACATATGAATTTACGTCCTGAATTACAAGAAAATTTACATTTTACATACTATGAAGCAGGACATATGGTTTATATGCACTATCCATCTATGAAGCAGTTTAAACAAGATGCAATAAAAATGTATAATACGTCTAAATAG